Genomic DNA from Alkalihalobacterium alkalinitrilicum:
AGGGAAGTTATATGGGTTAGAAAAAACGAAATCTGGACCACCCCAAGATACTGTTGCATCTCGATTAGCAGGAACATAACCAATCTCTCTTGAATGACTATACCTTTCGACGACTTGTAAACCAGCAGCATCAATCGCATTAAATAATGTTGAGGATGTTTGACAAATCCCCCCACCAATGCCCATAACAAATTCTTTATTGACGATTTCTTTTGCTTCTCTATATCCTCGTTCCACGGTTCGTTGTCCTACCACTTTATTAAAAGAGAATTCATCCCCTGGTCCTAGAACATAATGTTGGATTGAGTCAGCAGATAGCTTAATATTAACAGAACGTCCTTCTACACTTGGATTAAAATGAGTAGAATAAGTCCCAATATTAACATCTAGTATTCCAATTAATTGTTCCTCTGATACTGTAGGTTTCTTTTCATAGATTGGGAGTATTAGTTCTTGATCATGCACATCTAGTTCTTGAATTTTAGAAACAAGTTCTTTCTCAGATAAAATTACTTGTTTTTGCCCAGGTATAATTTTCCCATCTGGAGAAATAGTTGGATTGCGCATCGGTTGATCAATATTTCGAGCTAGTTTAGCTGCGAATTGAGCTAACAAGTCCTCATCTAACCCTTCTGAATTAGAAAAATAACCATATTCATTTAATACAATAACTTCTTCTTCATCCGTTCGCTCATCAATTAATACAACTTCCCACTTCACTGGTTTCTTATAATTTTCTATTTCATTATGAACGAGCCCATGATTTCTCGAACTCTTTTCTTCTTCAGCTGCAACCATTGAAGAAAAACAAAATGAAAAACTTATAATAACAACAATAAAGACCCAGAGCTTTTTCAACCCTACTCCCCCTTTTGTATCGTTTCCACTCGTTAATTTATGATGGAAATTTATAGAAATGAACAAAATAATAAAAATTTTTTCTTCTACCTATAAGACGTATCTTACCACTAAACGGTTTCAATATTTCAAAATTTCCCAATAAAAAAACACGTCAAATTTCGACGTGTTTTGCAGTAGTTATTTACCTTTTCGTTTTCCTTCACGAAATACGATAGCACTTCGCTCATATTCCACATCTTTAACTCCCATTCGATGGTTAACAACTCGAGCAATTGCGAAGAAGTAGTCAGATAAGCGATTTAAGTATTTTAAGACGACAGGATTTGTTTCTGAGTCTCGTTGTAACCGTGAAACATACCGCTCGGCACGACGAGTTACTGTTCTGCACACATGAAGAGTAGCAGCTGCAGGAGAACCACCAGGCAGGATAAATCGCTCAAGTTCAGGTGCTTCCTTAATGTATTCATCAATTCGTTCCTCTAAAAAAGTAACCATCTCTATATTCGCTTTATAAGGACGATCTTCAGTTGCTTTAAGCATCGCTAAATCCCCACCACAATCAAACAATTCATGCTGTATTTTGACAAGCTCATTCAATATATCTTGAAAGATTTCTGGATGAAGTTGCGTAATTGCCTGCCCTACAAAACAGTTCACTTCATCTGTCGTTCCATAGGCAACCACTCGCGTATCATCTTTTGTTAACCTCCCTCCAATAACACTCGTCTTTCCTTCATCTCCTGTACGTGTGTATAAACGCATTTTACATTCCCCCAATTATTTTAATTGTTCAGAAATCCCATACCATATACGGTAAACTTTATTAGCCTGTGTTACAATATCCTGATAACACCAACCAACTAAATCACGCCATAGGCGGTCGTCCT
This window encodes:
- a CDS encoding VanW family protein, translating into MKKLWVFIVVIISFSFCFSSMVAAEEEKSSRNHGLVHNEIENYKKPVKWEVVLIDERTDEEEVIVLNEYGYFSNSEGLDEDLLAQFAAKLARNIDQPMRNPTISPDGKIIPGQKQVILSEKELVSKIQELDVHDQELILPIYEKKPTVSEEQLIGILDVNIGTYSTHFNPSVEGRSVNIKLSADSIQHYVLGPGDEFSFNKVVGQRTVERGYREAKEIVNKEFVMGIGGGICQTSSTLFNAIDAAGLQVVERYSHSREIGYVPANRDATVSWGGPDFVFSNPYNFPVILKTHVSLNSGKITVEVFSSQNKEQLVASIQ
- a CDS encoding cob(I)yrinic acid a,c-diamide adenosyltransferase, giving the protein MRLYTRTGDEGKTSVIGGRLTKDDTRVVAYGTTDEVNCFVGQAITQLHPEIFQDILNELVKIQHELFDCGGDLAMLKATEDRPYKANIEMVTFLEERIDEYIKEAPELERFILPGGSPAAATLHVCRTVTRRAERYVSRLQRDSETNPVVLKYLNRLSDYFFAIARVVNHRMGVKDVEYERSAIVFREGKRKGK